The Bos mutus isolate GX-2022 chromosome 7, NWIPB_WYAK_1.1, whole genome shotgun sequence genome window below encodes:
- the CLEC4G gene encoding C-type lectin domain family 4 member G, whose amino-acid sequence MDTAGYSKWDGRLEEVPGGHLGRWGRRPLFLLFALVVITVLWALILSVLFSKASTERGALLDLQDGLSANASKQTAVLGILEEEVRACNSCCLRTQAQLQTVSKELTEARSKLLQQESALKELSERVTQNLAEAGRDRENIRTELFRALEQARLGNSSCKECPESWLPFQGSCYFFSTLRATWVEAQQHCERSGAHLVIVGGLEEQGFLSRNTRGRGYWLGLRAVRKVRRIQGYQWVDGVALSFSHWNRGEPNDSMGREDCIMMLRTGMWNDAPCDNENDNWICEKRLSC is encoded by the exons ATGGACACTGCTGGGTACAGCAAGTGGGACGGCAGGCTGGAAGAGGTCCCCGGAG GGCACTTGGGACGCTGGGGACGGAGACCCCTTTTCCTGCTCTTCGCTCTCGTGGTCATCACAGTCCTGTGGGCCCTCATTCTCAGCGTCCTGTTTTCCAAGG CGTCCACCGAGCGCGGGGCGCTGCTTGACCTCCAAGACGGGCTGAGCGCAAACG CCTCCAAACAGACGGCGGTGCTGGGTATCTTGGAGGAGGAGGTCCGAGCGTGCAATAGCTGCT gcctgagGACGCAGGCACAGCTGCAGACAGTCAGCAAGGAGCTTACAGAGGCAAGGTCGAAGTTGTTGCAGCAGGAGAGTGCCCTGAAAGAACTGAGCGAGCGCG TGACCCAGAACCTGGCTGAAGCGGGGAGGGACCGTGAGAACATTCGCACTGAGCTCTTCCGGGCACTGGAGCAAGCCCGGCTTGGGAACA GCTCCTGCAAGGAGTGCCCCGAGTCGTGGCTGCCGTTCCAGGGTTCCTGTTACTTCTTCTCCACGCTGCGGGCCACGTGGGTGGAGGCACAGCAGCACTGCGAGCGCTCTGGCGCGCACCTGGTGATAGTCGGAGGCCTGGAAGAGCAG GGTTTCCTGAGTCGGAATACGCGTGGCCGCGGTTATTGGCTGGGCCTCAGGGCCGTGCGCAAGGTGCGCAGGATCCAGGGCTACCAGTGGGTGGACGGAGTCGCGCTCAGCTTCAG CCACTGGAATCGGGGGGAGCCCAACGACTCTATGGGGCGCGAGGATTGTATCATGATGCTCCGCACGGGGATGTGGAACGACGCGCCATGTGACAACGAGAACGACAACTGGATCTGTGAGAAGAGGCTCAGCTGCTGA